One genomic region from Solwaraspora sp. WMMD792 encodes:
- a CDS encoding serine hydrolase domain-containing protein, with translation MQSVLDDVPEAGAPGVLAAVRDGRHEWQAAAGHAYATKPRPMQPWMRHRIGSITKTFVATTVLQLVDEGRLGLDDPIGQWLPETVPGEVGEQVTVRMLLNHTSGIGNYTNAMVTSNAAISQMQVTTYPPADLVATGLAMPPTNAPGAMFSYSNTNYILAGLLIEAVTGNDPVAEVQRRILRPLRLHGTYFPGVDPTIRGPHGGAYFASYGVRDLGEFNMSWAWTAGEMIATTADLNTFYRALLGGELLDADTLDEMLTTVPFDPSAPQFGGYGLGIYSAPLPCGEFWGHDGAVLGHLTISLHSRDGARQLSTGINLSHYDVGFPDAHPVDVAWQTLLLTALCPTDASASRSAGPTQLPPSVTRLPGNAGPVPVG, from the coding sequence CTGCAGTCCGTACTCGACGACGTGCCGGAAGCCGGTGCACCCGGCGTCCTGGCCGCCGTCCGCGACGGCCGGCACGAGTGGCAGGCCGCCGCCGGACACGCGTACGCCACCAAACCTCGCCCGATGCAGCCGTGGATGCGGCATCGGATCGGCAGCATCACCAAGACGTTCGTCGCCACCACGGTGCTTCAGCTGGTTGACGAAGGCCGGCTCGGGCTCGACGACCCGATCGGGCAGTGGCTGCCCGAGACGGTGCCCGGTGAAGTGGGCGAGCAGGTCACCGTACGGATGCTGCTCAACCACACCAGCGGCATCGGCAACTACACCAACGCGATGGTCACCTCGAACGCCGCCATCAGCCAGATGCAGGTCACCACGTACCCGCCGGCGGACCTGGTCGCGACGGGCCTGGCGATGCCGCCGACCAACGCACCCGGCGCGATGTTCAGCTACTCCAACACCAACTACATCCTCGCCGGCCTGCTGATCGAGGCGGTCACCGGCAACGACCCCGTCGCCGAGGTGCAGCGACGCATCCTGCGACCGCTGCGGCTGCACGGCACCTACTTCCCCGGCGTCGACCCGACGATCCGCGGCCCGCACGGTGGCGCCTACTTCGCGTCGTACGGTGTGCGGGACCTCGGCGAGTTCAACATGAGCTGGGCGTGGACCGCCGGCGAGATGATCGCCACCACCGCCGACCTGAACACGTTCTACCGGGCGCTGCTCGGCGGTGAACTGCTCGACGCGGACACCCTCGACGAAATGCTCACCACGGTCCCGTTCGACCCGTCCGCACCGCAGTTCGGCGGCTACGGGCTCGGTATCTACTCGGCGCCGTTGCCGTGCGGCGAGTTCTGGGGACACGACGGCGCGGTGCTCGGCCACCTGACGATCTCGCTGCACAGCCGGGACGGCGCGCGTCAGCTCTCCACCGGCATCAACCTCAGCCACTACGACGTCGGGTTCCCGGACGCGCACCCGGTCGACGTCGCCTGGCAGACGCTGCTGCTGACCGCGCTCTGCCCGACCGACGCGTCGGCGAGCCGGTCCGCCGGTCCGACCCAGCTGCCGCCCAGCGTGACCCGGCTGCCCGGCAACGCGGGGCCGGTACCGGTCGGATAG